In one window of Synechococcus sp. M16CYN DNA:
- a CDS encoding metal ABC transporter permease translates to MDFLLEPLRHSFMVRALMVSALVGGVCGLLSCYMTLKGWALMGDAVSHAVLPGVVVAYALGLPFSLGAFVFGVGSAAVIGFVKQKSRVKEDTVIGLVFTGFFALGLVLMSKTRSNIDLTHILFGNVLGITSADIFQTSLISLLVLLLLLIFRSDLMLFCFDPTHARSIGINTGILHYMLLGLLSLAAVAGLQTVGIILVVAMLVTPGATAYLLTDRFDQMTLLALSSSVLSSSMGIFISYWTDSSTAGCIVLVQTTQFLLSFLFAPRHGLLRHRRAINPLSNQDKSEAG, encoded by the coding sequence TCGGTGGGGTTTGCGGATTATTATCCTGTTACATGACCCTGAAAGGCTGGGCTCTAATGGGGGACGCGGTATCACACGCTGTCCTTCCAGGAGTTGTGGTTGCCTATGCTCTTGGTCTGCCATTTTCTCTCGGTGCATTTGTATTTGGGGTGGGGTCGGCCGCTGTCATTGGGTTTGTAAAACAAAAGTCGCGGGTAAAAGAAGACACCGTAATTGGTTTGGTTTTCACCGGCTTCTTTGCTCTCGGCTTGGTGCTTATGTCAAAGACTCGAAGTAACATCGACCTCACTCACATCTTATTTGGCAATGTCCTTGGGATTACTTCTGCAGACATTTTTCAGACATCGCTGATTTCTTTACTAGTGCTGTTGCTGTTGCTTATATTTCGCAGTGATCTGATGCTCTTTTGCTTCGATCCTACTCATGCGCGCTCCATTGGCATCAATACTGGAATTCTGCATTACATGCTTCTTGGCTTGTTGTCTCTTGCTGCTGTAGCGGGGTTGCAAACAGTTGGAATCATTCTTGTTGTGGCAATGCTCGTGACTCCAGGGGCTACGGCCTACCTATTAACTGATCGCTTTGATCAAATGACACTGCTAGCTCTGTCTAGCAGCGTGTTGTCTAGCTCAATGGGCATATTCATCAGTTACTGGACCGATAGCTCTACAGCTGGTTGCATTGTACTAGTTCAAACCACTCAATTTCTCCTTTCGTTCTTATTTGCTCCCCGTCATGGCCTCCTGCGCCATCGCAGAGCTATCAACCCTTTAAGCAATCAAGACAAGAGTGAAGCTGGTTGA
- a CDS encoding TIGR03894 family protein: protein MTTDRELLTEVALELWKTTKKLRPTLPKAPRAQLVLKALLTIGDISDQLQAAMILGVIEAQEPDDKTVDNKVGEEKFTEDNIVTVEESRSTPRVVRKRTSAS from the coding sequence ATGACCACCGACAGGGAGCTGCTCACAGAGGTAGCACTAGAGCTTTGGAAAACCACGAAAAAACTTCGACCTACCTTACCTAAAGCCCCAAGAGCACAACTTGTTCTTAAGGCTCTATTAACCATCGGAGATATCAGCGATCAGCTTCAGGCTGCAATGATCCTGGGTGTGATCGAAGCTCAAGAACCAGATGACAAGACTGTAGACAACAAAGTTGGTGAAGAAAAGTTCACAGAAGATAATATCGTCACCGTCGAAGAATCACGGTCGACACCTCGTGTTGTCCGAAAAAGAACTAGTGCTAGTTAG
- a CDS encoding NUDIX hydrolase yields MNSEIALAVLERDNGWLLQLRDDFESVLYPGHWGLFGGHINPGEKPSQAIHRELIEEINWSPTAPLEYWFSNSSGQSVVHVFRGPLTVPVQRLKLLEGQDLKLTSLNELHKGKIWSETLAQARPIAPGLNIVISRLLNN; encoded by the coding sequence ATGAATAGCGAAATCGCCCTTGCCGTGCTTGAGCGGGACAATGGATGGTTACTTCAACTCAGGGACGATTTTGAATCTGTCCTTTATCCAGGTCACTGGGGTTTATTCGGAGGGCATATCAATCCTGGAGAGAAACCATCTCAAGCTATACATCGCGAATTGATCGAAGAAATCAATTGGAGCCCTACTGCTCCTTTGGAATACTGGTTTAGTAACAGTAGTGGACAAAGCGTCGTGCACGTGTTTCGAGGACCGCTCACGGTGCCAGTACAACGGTTGAAGCTGCTTGAAGGTCAAGACCTCAAACTAACATCATTGAATGAACTACATAAAGGCAAGATTTGGAGTGAAACTTTAGCTCAAGCACGGCCAATTGCGCCAGGCCTCAATATAGTGATCAGTCGTTTATTGAATAATTGA